The DNA window AAATTCACTAATATCGAGCAAATTAAACGTTGCCGCTCCACCTTTAATCGAATGAGCTGCTCGAAATATAGTATTAATTGACTCATCTTCGACACAACTTACATCTAGATTGAGGAGCACATCTTCTAATACTTCAAGATTTTCACGACACTCTTCGTAAAACATCTTGCGTAGTTGTTCCATATCTAAAGCCATAAGTTTTTCCTTTGCCTGATGACGTTTTTCAGTGCAGATCTTGTGATCAAATAACGCGTTTTAGTGTTTTTAATAGCGTTTCAGGATTGAATGGCTTAACCAACCAGCCTGTTGCACCTGCAGTCTTACCCTGCTGTTTTTTTTCAGTACTTGTTTCGGTAGTGAGCATTAAAATGGGTATGAATTTATATTGGGGCTTATCTCTCAGTGCTTTAACTAACTCAAAGCCCCCCATTATGGGCATGTTGACATCAGAGATAACGACATCAAACTTGTGACTGGCTACCTTGGTAA is part of the Vibrio aquimaris genome and encodes:
- a CDS encoding response regulator; the encoded protein is MTKILAVDDSVSIRQMVSHTLRDAGYEVETANDGRDALTKVASHKFDVVISDVNMPIMGGFELVKALRDKPQYKFIPILMLTTETSTEKKQQGKTAGATGWLVKPFNPETLLKTLKRVI